The nucleotide sequence CATCCCTTTACAGGCCATTGTGGGGGAATCGTTCGGTGAGTGTATCGACGAACTACTGCAAAACCTTGATATAAAAGGGATTTCATGACTTCTGGTTTCGCAATCTGCTACCTAAAGCTCGAGATTGAGGCTCGATTCAGCCGCGATCGGAAGATTTGATTTTAAGGATCTTTTTACAGAAGGGCGATCGCTGGCAGGATCGGAGCAGTCGTCGAACTGCTGTCAGATGAAAGCCCCAGCCTCCACCCCCACGCGCCCCTATCACGCGGTTCCGATTGAAGACTGCGGCGAGCCACTGGTCGAATTACCCTCCCAGATACAGCGGCTGGAGCCCCATCCCTATCGGGCTCTGGGGGCAGATTATCAGGGGCGATCGCCTTTCCAACTGCGCTCGGGGGCGGTGCGTCGCTTGGAGCGAGCTCAATTGGAACTGCAGCGGCTTCAGCCCGGTTGGCAATTGCTGATTTTTGATACCTATCGTCCCATTGCCGTGCAGCGTTTCATGGTGGAATACAGCTATCGACAGTTGTTGCACGCTCGGCAGCTAGACCCCGAGGAACTTTCAGAGCAACAGCACCAGCAGCTTGTGGATGAAGTGTTGGCTCTATGGGCTTGGCCCAGTTCCAATCCTGCCACACCGCCTCCCCACAGTACGGGAGCGGCGGTGGATTTGAGCTTGGTCGATGGATCGGGCTGCGAAGTGGAGATGGGCTCGCCCATTGACGAACTCTCGGAGCGATCGCACCCCGCTCATTTTGAGGGTAGCTCCGACCCCGACAGTCAGCGCTACCATTGCCACCGGCAACTGCTGCATCAGGTAATGGCGATCGCCGGATTCCAGCGCCATCCCAAAGAATGGTGGCATTTTTCCTATGGCGATCAGATGTGGGCGTGGCTATCTCGGCGCGAGGGAAGGTCGGAGGCGATCGCGATCTACGGTCGCGTTGAGTAGTCTTGCATCCCATTGCTGAGATCGAGCTTGTCTCTTAACGGAAGATGCAACTATCAGTGTCATCCTATGCCACCATAGGCACAGCAAGTTTTGCTTGAGTTGGAGGTTTTGGTATGTTCGAGTGCTGCTGCGATTGAGCCCAACACCTAATTCAACCTGAGTTCGATGGCTCTGTATGGCCCTCACCCCCAGCCCCTCTCCCAAACTTGATACTGCTGGCCAATTTAACATTTAGAAATATTGGCATGGTGCAAGTCCTCTGCATGGCCCTCACCCCCGGCCCCTCTCCCAAGTTTGGGAGAGGGGAGAAACAGCCGAAAATCCTTACGGGGCCTTGTTCCCCTGCCCCCAAAGTTGGGGGTAGGGGTTAGGGGAAGGGGGCCACAGGCATCTAGACAAATGGCCAATGTTTCGGAATATGAATTTCGCCAGCAGCATCAAACTTGGGGGAAGGGGTTAGGGGATGGGGGCCAGATACCTGTCGAACTGACGTTAATTCAGTAGCGGTCAACAATTAAAGGTGTTTTCTGTGGGACTGAATGCAAAGCAGCGCAAAACTCCGATCGCAATTTATGCAACGCCAACCCCTTCGGATGTGAAGTGGAGCGACATTGAGAAATTACTCTTGGCTTTAGGGGCTGAAATGGCGGAAGGACGAGGCTCGCGAGTTCGATATGCCCTGAATGGCAAGCGAGCTGTCTTTCACAGACCTCATCCACAACCAACAACTGACAAAGGAGCGCTGCGTTCTGTTCGACAGTTTTTATCGAATGCTGGGATTTAGGCACTGGTTCCGTTGGATGTGATGAATAGCTCCAAACGGTTGCTATCAAAGGATCTTAGCGTTTTTGGTGGTGAATAGCTGTAATCCTTGCTCTAAAGGCGTTTGATTGATTTTCCCTGTCAAGCTGAACCAGTGCCCTGGAGACTGGAGCTGGGATTAATCCACCGGACCAATCACGATATCGAGGCGGCGACCTTCAATTAAAATGCCGCCATCGCCTACTAGCATGACCGAAATCCACTTCGAACCGGGGCGGATGGGGGCATCGGCACGGCGGAAAATGCCGCCTGCTTGAAGGGGCTGCAGGGGAAGGGGAGGGCTATCGAGATAAGTCTCTGGAGTAATCGGCTCTTCGAGCGCAGCTCCCAACATCAAGCTGTCCCCCAACGGTTCTTCAATAATCGCCTCTACGTCGAATACCGAGCCCACCGACACCTTCGCAGGAATGTTGAGCGTTGCATGGGGAGGGGCATCGCCTGCGGTCAAAGTGGTAGATTCGGCCAAAACGTCCTGTTTGACTAACAAGAGGCGATCGGGCTGGTCGGGATCGGGCTGAAAGAAATTGCGAACCGTGTTGCTGCCCTGCAAGTGGAAATCGCCGCGCTCGGAGGCTTGAGTGCCTCTCAAGACCGTCACAATGGTGGCCTCAATGCCATCATCCACAGCTTTCCAGTCCGAAATAGTCGCTGCGTAGGTCAGACCGGGATGAGTATCCCAAAAATTCGTCAGTACCGTCTCGATCGCCTCTAGCGTCAAACCATCCCCATGGGTGAAATTGGGGCTGTAGAGGGACATCACCCTCTCCAAATCGCGATTGTTAGCCGCCTCCAATAGGGTGTCGAGGGCCTGTTGCAATTCTGCAGGAACATCGCTCGCAGCTTCTACCGCAGCCTCCAAGGAAACAGGGGGGACGCTCTCTGCCAGAGCGGGAGAGGACACCAGCGGCAGCAGACAGGCTAAACCAGTGGCGATCGCCAAAGCGCGCAGGGAATGGCTGAAAGACGTTGCGGGTGTAGACGATTGCAAAGGCTCACCTCTCTATTTCTCTGAATGCATCTTAGCAACCTCAACCACTGGACGATATGGTGCAATTGTGAAAGCCATACCGCACCGGCATGACAATTCTGCTCGTCGATCCGATCCCGAGGGAATGTTTGCCCTGCTGGAGTTGTTCGAGGTTGTATCGATAATGCCCGCAGCCCCCCCATCTCAACCGCATCTCGCGATCGCCGCCAGCGGCACTGGCGGTCACGTCTTTCCCGCACTTGCCGTGGCGGAATGTCTGCCAGATTGGGAGATCTCGTGGTTGGGCGTACCCGATCGCCTCGAAAGGCAATTAATTGGAGATCGCTATCCCCTCCACACGATCGCGATGTCGGGCTTGCAAGGACGACCGGGATTGAGCTGGCTCAAAGCCCTCTGGCAATTGGGGGGCGCAGTTCTAGACCTGCGTCGGCTATTGCGACAGGGGCAGTTTGCCGGGGTATTTACCACAGGCGGCTATATTGCCGCTCCCGCCATCTTGGCAGCACGATCGCTGGGGCTACCGGTGATTCTGCACGAATCCAACGCCCTTCCCGGCAAAGTCACCCGCTGGCTCGCCCCTTGGTGTACGTCGGTGGCATTGGGGGTACCAGAAGCAGAACACTATCTGCCCAAAAGTGTCACAAAGGTCGTGGGCAATCCGGTGCGCGATCGGTTTCGCCAACCTCAACCGCTCGATTTACCCATTCCCGACAACGCTCCTTTGATTGTGGTGACTGGCGGCAGCCAGGGGGCGCGCGGGCTCAATCGGTTAGTGGTGGAAGCAGCGCCTGCGTGGATCGAGCGGGGAGCTTGGATCGTCCATCAAACTGGGGAATTGGATGCGACAGCCATTGCTGAATTGGCACCCCAATCGTCTCAATATCTGCACTTTCCGTTTTGGCAAGACATGGCAGCCCTCTATCAGCGAGCCACATTTGCTATCTGCCGCGCGGGGGCCATGACCTTAGCCGAACTGGGGGCAACCCAGACTCCGGCCATCTTGGTGCCCTATCCCTACGCAGCCGAAGATCATCAGTATGTGAATGCGATCGCCTTTGCCCGCAGCGGTGCTGCCGTCGTCCGCCGCGAAGCCGACCTCACCCCCCAAACACTGGCAGATCTAGGCTCTCAATGGTTGAAGAAGCCCGCAGAGATCGCCGCCATGAGGAAAATGCTAAAGTTCGAGGGCGATCGCAGTGCCAGTGCAGCCACAGCCCAGTTGATTCGCGAGACAATGGCAGGCAGCTCAGATCGTGGGAAAAGCTCCACAGCATGAGTCCGATCGAATCCCGCGATAAGATTCTAGAATTCAACCCCAGCGATCGCCCATGAAGCAAGTGGACTGGCAACCCGGCAAACCCTATGACGACATCCTGTATCACAAGGCTGATGGCATGGCGAAAGTCACCATCAACCGTCCCCACAAGCGCAATGCTTTTACCCCCAAAACGGTCTTCGAGATGTACGATGCCTTCTGCGATGCGCGGGAAGATCGCAGCATTGGCGTTATTTTTCTCACGGGAGCAGGACCCCATACCGACGGCAAATACGCCTTTTGTTCGGGGGGCGATCAGAGCGTGCGGGGTAAAGCGGGCTACGTGGGGGATGACGGCGTACCCCGTTTGAACGTATTGGATTTGCAGCGGTTAATTCGGTCAATGCCGAAAGTGACGATCGCGTTAGTGGCGGGATACGCGATCGGGGGCGGACACGTGTTGCACTTGCTCTGCGATCTCACCATCGCTGCCGATAACGCCATCTTCGGCCAAACGGGTCCCAAAGTCGGTAGTTTTGACGGCGGCTTTGGGGCCAGCTACCTCGCCCGCATTGTCGGTCAGAAAAAAGCCCGCGAAATCTGGTTTCTCTGTCGTCAATACAGTGCCGAACAGGCGTTGCAAATGGGGTTAGTCAATACGGTCGTACCGGTCGAGCAACTGGAAGCGGAAGGAATTCAATGGGCGCAGGAAATCTTGAATAAGAGTCCGCTGGCAATCCGCTGTTTGAAAGCTGCACTGAATGCCGACTGCGACGGTCAGGCAGGACTTCAGGAGCTAGCAGGTAATGCCACGCTGCTCTATTACATGAATGAAGAAGGCAGCGAGGGCAAGCAAGCCTTTCTGGAAAAGCGCCCGCCCGATTTCCGCCAATTTCCCTGGTTGCCCTGACAGTAGAACGGTAAATATTCTCTTGACCGTTCTAAATCTCCGAATTAGAGTTGGTATTATTAATGCACTAACGTTGCAACGATCGCCTCAGGTCAATCCGTGAACAATTTTCGATTTAACTTTTGGTTTGTGGAGGGCACCTGAGCTAAGTTGCTGCAATCAGTCATGCTTCAGGTGGACCCAACGCACATTTGCTTGGGTCTTTTCAGTTTTTAAGAGAGGGAATTCTCCGTGACTTCAGCCGATACGACAAACATTCGAGACGGCGATCGCCGATTTTTTAGCGGCTTCTGCTTTTGGTTCGGACACAGGTCCGGGTAGACAGTCGCACGCTTGCACCCACTGCCCGGACCCCTGCGGTACCGGGCTTTTTTATTGCTAAACCTGCAGATTCACCATCCAATATCCAGAGGCTTTACCATGAAAGACGCTCGATTGACCCGCAAACAAACCCCCAGCCACACCTCCGCGATCGCCATTACCGATCGCCTCGCCATCGGCACAGAAGCCATCACCCTCATTGCCGGTCCCTGCGCGATCGAAAGTCGCGAGCAAATGGAGGCTGTCGCCGCCCACCTAGCTCCCAGCCCGATCCAAATGCTGCGGGGGGGAGCCTTCAAGCCCCGCACTTCGCCCTATAGCTTCCAAGGCTTGGGGCGAGCGGGCTTAGAGATTATGCGCGATGTAGGACGAGCCTACGACATGCCGGTGGTGACCGAGGTGATGGCGGTCGAACAGGTGGAGGCGATCGCCGATTGTGCCGATATGCTGCAAATTGGCAGCCGCAATATGCAAAATTTCGACTTGCTTAAGGCGGTGGGCCAGATCGAGAAACCGGTGCTGCTCAAACGCGGTCTGGCCGCCACGCTAGAAGAATTTGTCATGGCCGCCGAATATATTATGAGCAGCGGCAACCCCAATGTTGTCCTGTGCGAACGAGGCATCCGCAGTTTCGATACCTATACTCGCAATGTTTTAGACCTCGGGGCTGTGGTTGCCCTCAAACAACTCACTCACCTGCCCGTCATTGCCGATCCCTCCCATGCCGCCGGTCGTCGCGAGCTGGTGGCCTCCCTCTCCAAAGCGGCGATCGCCTGTGGAGCCGACGGCCTGATCGTAGAATGCCACCCCGAGCCCGATCGCTCTGTCTCCGATGCTCGCCAAGCCCTATCTCTCGATGCTATGACTGCCCTGGCTGACAGTTTGCCTGCGATCGCTGCTGCTGTTGGCAGAACCTTACCGGCTACTTCTGCTCCCTTGCCCGTGGCCGTTTGATGCCACCAGCCAGGTAATCTCAATTAAACTCGAAAAAATTATTCAGTAATATTACGGAGTCTTTGACATTTCCTTACACCATCTTTATAGTGGTTACCACGGTTCTATGTCAGGCGTATAGAAGGAGCGCGCAGGAGTAACCTCTAGATGGGAACAACTGCTTTACTCGAACTTCAAGAATCTTATGCGCGTACACGTAGATCCGCCCCTAAATAGAGGGGGCATAATCTACCCATTGCCACTCATTGGAGTTAAACAGCTATGGACTTCGATCTCATCAAAGCAGTTGTGCAATACGCCCTCGGCTCTGAGTCTTTGGCCCCTTCTGAGGCCGCTGCCGTCAGGGCTGCCATTCAGTCTGACTCCAACAAGCAGCGGGCAGACCTCCTGGTAGAAATGCTGAACCTGAACTCTCAATTACACTAAATCTGTCAATATTCAATTTTAACTCGTGTCGATCGAGTGGTTGCTCGGCCCGTCTTCAAAGATTTAACTGAATCGATGCGTCTGGCGTTGTCCGCTGCTGTTATTGAGTAGCGGGCATTGTTCTTTCAGAGCGATCGCCCCGCCACAGTTCGAGATCTATCTCGTCCTGTCTGGTGGCGATTAGACTGGGACTGGTGCGTTTGAGAGGTTGTGATGGTATTGATTGATAATCGAGGGCGATTGTTCGGCAAGGTCAGCATTATCGATCTTGGGGCTGTTCTCATCGTGGCGATCGCGGTGGCAGCCGTGTTTCTGTTTCCGGGCAATCAGGCTGCGTCGGTAGTATCGGGAAACCGATCCACTCAGGCGGTAGAGGTGGATATAATGGCCCGCCGGGTGAGCTTGCGATCGATGGATATCTTCGAGCCGGGGAGTAGGGCCAATCTGATTATTCGCAATCAGCCCTATGGCCAAGTGGAGGTGATGGGGGTGGAAGATGTCAGCCGCAAAGTGCCGGTGGTGTTGCCCAATGGCGAGATTCAGCGGTTGGCAGAGGAAGCCTATAGTGCGGATATTGTACTGACGATAGCGGGCAATGCTTCCATTACCGATGATGGCGTGGTGTTGGGCAATAGCAAGGTGAAGGTTGGCGTGCCGATTGAAATTGAAACGTTTGACTATTTGGTTCGAGGCAGCGTCATGGACGTGCGCATTTTAGACGCTAGTTAGCGGCAGACTTCTCGAACGAGGGCACTGCTGATGCTGGGAAAGAGCGAATTGAGTTCTTGCGGGGTCAGTGCCCCATTGCAAACATTATTGCGAATGTGCCAGCGATCGAGGGCTGCTTGCGAGAGTTGACCGCTGCCAGAGGGGGTTGTGCCACCTGGGCTTGCGGGTGGCAGGGGTTCGAAGTCAATTGCGAGATCGTCAGTTTCTATCGGGGCTTCGGGGACGATGGGGGGTAATTCTTCCTCGGCTGTTGGAGCTGTGCGGGTGATGGGGGTTGATGCTTCTTCTACCGGAGGGGATGCGGCTGGTGGAGTGGAGACTGGGGGCGCGGAGGGAGCCAAGCGTCCGGGGTCGTCGGTTGGGATGTTGCGAGAGCGCCGGATTATCTCTGCTCGGGCGGCGGGCAGGGTGAAAAGGGCGATCGCGCCTCCCACTAGCAAGGCTTTGAACAATTGGCTTCTGACTGGCCTACTCATCAACTCCAACATTTAAACATCCTCGCAACCATCTCAATTATTCCCCACACCTTAGCGCTTGCCCAGTTAGGGTTGGTGGCGATCGGTAAACGCGAGGGATCTGAGGGCGATCGTTACGAAGTTTGTTTTTTGAGCAATTTTAAAGTTGAGAAATCTCAGCACAAGTGTTACCGAACAAGTCTGAGCTTCAGATATCTGAGTATTTTTACATAAAAGCATTAGCTCATTGCTAAAAAGCAAACATCGCTCCGTATTCCTAATGATGCTACTACGATCGCATGAGTGATATTTTCGGTCTAATGTCCTGACTTCCTGTCAAAAAATATCATCAATCCAGGGGCAAGTAATTTTTTCTGGACTTCATTAGATTGCCACAATCAATAGAGCGCGAACCATCATGCCTTCCAATCAAACCTTTCTCTCTATAAACACAAGCGTCGATACCTCTGTGAGCAATGGAGGTATTTTCTTTCCAAGTGGCGACCCAATCGAATTCGAGCTGGAACCAGCATTAGACGGAAGATTAGTTTTTGATTTTGATGCTATTGAAGTCACTAACGTTGGAGGGCCTATTTCAATCAGTGCCGTCTCGCTTAACAGTCAGTTTTTTCCCGATAGAACAGGCTTAGTCATTCTTCGTGGCGGTACTGCAAACGACACTTTAACTGGCTCTTTAGAAGTTCCTACTCTATTAGTAGGAGGTCAAGGTGATGATGTATTGTCGAACGGCAATGGTGAGGTTTTTCTCAACGGCTCTGTAATCATAACTGATGGCTCAGTTACTGATGGTATAGAGACTGATACTCTTTCCAATGTGACTGTGATTCTTGTTACGACATCTGACAGTGCAGATAATACTCATAGTGCATCTGGCGTTACTGCAGAGCTTGAAACCTTAATTACAGACAATGGTGGTGGAAATGATGAATTTTTAGGATCGCCTAATAGTGACGCATTTTTTGCTGGCGATGGCAATGACACTCTAAAGGGGGAAGGTGGAAACGATAACTTGCAAGGCCAAGGCGGTGCAGACCTCCTTGTGGGTGGAGAAGGAAATGACTTCTTTCGAGGTGGAAGTGAAAATGACACACTGGACGGAGGAGATGGCAATGACTTTATCGTTGGGGAAGAAGGTGACGACAGCATTATTGGTGGTGATGGTGACGACGATATCTTTGGAGAAAGTGGCAGTGATAGAATTTTTGGAGGTCTAGGAAAAGACAGTATATCAGCTGGTGAAGGCGATAACTATGTTGATGTTGGTGAAGGGAATAATGATGACGATGTCTTTGCCCTTGATGGTAATGATACTGTTTTAGGCAATCACGGTAACAATCGAATTTTTGTTAACGGTGGTGATAATCTAGTTGAAGGTCGTGATGGAAAGGATGATATTTTTGCTAGTGGTGTAGGCCAAAACACGCTGATTGGAGGCAATGGTAGTGACTTTATCGTTGCATTTGATGGTGACGATATGCTTTTTGGAGACAGTCAGTTTGGGGAAACTAGTGACGATGGTGACGATTCAATCAGAGCAAATGGTGGAAATGATACCATCAAAACTGGAGGAGGAAATGATGATGTTCTTGCAGGTGATGGAGACGATCGTATCGATCTGGGAAGTGGAGACGATACTGTTACCTTAGATCGAGGTAATGACACAGTATTTGGTGGCAGTGGAGACGATCTTCTTTTTGCTAGTCTTTCGTTTGAAGGGGATCGCGACAGATTCTTTGCAGGCGATGGCAACGATACAGTCTTTGCCGGTGTTGGATCTGAAATTATTCGAGGTAATGGAGGAGACGACTCACTAAGAGGAAGAGGAGGAGAAGATCGAATTTTTGGTGGTAGTGGAAACGATACGATTGAAGGATTCGATCGCGATCTCATTCTCGATGGCGGCAGGGGAAACGACGAAATTAGCACCTCAGGAGGTTCCGAAGAGATTCGAGGCGGATCTGGGAACGATACGCTCGTCGTTGACGAGGAATTTATTCGTTATGAATTGACCGATGATGTACTAGCATTGACGACTATATCGGGTGAAATTCTAACCAGTGATTTGTCGGGAGTTGAAAATGCTCGTCTGACTCTCAGCCAATTTGCTGCAATCAACGGAACCTTCGATATTTCGCAATTTAGTGGCGAAGTCACGTTAATTGGTAGTTCTGGAGATGATGTCTTTACAGATGGGGAAGGTAGCGATGTACTCGATGGTGGAGGTGGCATCGATCTGCTTTACCACGAGTCAAATGAGAATCAGTATCTCCTTGATGGGGAATTGATTAGTGGGGATACAATCAACCAACTGATCGATATCGAACAGGTTCAGTTGTCGGGTGGCGCAAGAGGGAATCTTTTAGACGCTTCTGAATTTACTGTCTCAGGTGTAACCCTCAGTGGCGGAGGGGGAGCTGACACGCTAGTAGGAAGTAGTCAAGACGATCGCCTAGAAGGAGGCGAAGGTAGAGACTACCTAGAAGTTTCTGGCACTACAGATTTTGTCCTGACTGATGATGCTTTAGCGATAGGAGTTGTAGAGCCTATCGAGAACCTACTCGATCTGAGAGAACTTCCTGAGGCAACTCCACTGGCAACGATCGCCGAACGGGACGAGCTGGAGAGTATCGAACGAATTCGGATTACTATAGATAGTGAAGCGGATAGCGACACAGGCGACGAGCCTGGTTCGATTGTTAATGCCTCTGCATTCACTACCGGCAACGTGACGATTGAGGGCGGTCTCGGTCGAGATTTACTCATTGGTGGCCAGCGGGCTGATAACTTGAGCGGCGGTGCAAATAACGACACATTGAGCGGAGGATTGGGGGCTGACATAATCAATGGTGGCGAAGGTATAGATCGCGTTATTGAGGAGGCCGACGTCAATTTCCATTTGTTTAGTGATGCAGTTGATGGCTTCTTGATAGGAGTTGGCCGCGACAGACTCATCGGAGTTGAAGAAGTCTATCTAACTGGTGGCGAAAGTAATAATCGCCTTTTTGCCAGAGCCTTTAGCGGCAGAGTTTCTTTAAATGGTCTCGAAGGAAATGACACTCTAAGCGGTACAGTTAACAACGATGAATTATTTGGCGGAGAGGGTGAAGATCTTTTATTCGGTAATGGTGGAAACGATACCATTGAGGGAGGGGATAATGACGATATCATCCGGGGAGGTGGAGGTCTAGATACTATCTTTGGAGATGATGGAAATGACGTAATTGATGGCGGGGCTGACCTCGATATCATTTTTGGTGGCGATGGAAACGACGAAATTTCTGGTGGTTCTCACGCAGATAGGATCTTTGGCGATCGCACTGGAGGCATGGGCTTAGGAGATGACGAATCTGAAGCTGGCGCTGGTGAAGACCTTCTAAGAGGTGAAAGTGGAGACGACTTTATCTTCGGTGGTCAATTAAATGATGAAATCATTGGGGGCCTTGGCGTAGATATTATCGATGGAGGTACTGGTAACGATCTATTATTTGTCGAATCTAGGCTTGGATTTAATGCAGAACTTCTCGACACTCAATTCACATTCTCACTTACCTTTGACCAGATAGTTGGTGGTATTTTAACTACTTTCCGTAACACAGCATATGGAGGAGATGGTAGTGACACCATCGTCGGTGGAGGTGGCAATGATACTCTATTTGGCGATCGCAATTATTTAGATGACCAAACCGAAGATACACTCGAAGAAGGATCTGGGCGAGATTTTCTTTTCGGCGGAGTTGGTAACGATAGTCTAATTGGTGGAAATGATGCAGATTTTCTATATGGAGAAATAGGTAGAGATACCTTAATCGGAGGCTCAGGAAGAGACACTTTGATTGGTGGAAGTAATGACGACTTCCTTGTTGGAGGCTCCCATAGTGACACCCTTATTGGAGGGGGTGGGATGGATATCCTACAAGGTGATGATGGAAATGACTTATTAATCAATGGGAATTTCTTTGGAAACGATCCTTTAAACGATAGCAATATCATACATGGAGGCAAGGGCGAAGATACACTCCGAGCAATTGGTAGAAGTTTTATAATGGATCGTCCATTGGAGGCGTTTGTCGATATCCTTGTAGGAGGTGAGGATGGAGATACTTTTGAATTAATAGAGTCTTCTTCAGTTGAAGGTCGTTTATACGATCAATCAAGAACTGCAATCATACAAGATTTTAATCCTGCTGAGGGAGATAGAATTCAATTATCGGGCTCTAAAGGATCGTTTGCATTAGATCCATTCACGAATGGGGATGGAAGTCTATCAGGGGTTGATATTCTATACGAGACAAATTTGTTTGGATCTATCTCCCTGCCAGCAATATTTGAGATCGACAATGGTATTCCTACAGGCCATGTTTTAGTTGCTCGACTCTTTAATTTAGATGGAGTGCTTGATGATTTTTCACTACAGAGTAGTGCATTGACATTTGTCGGTGTGTGATTATAGTCCAGTAAAAAGAGGGGCTACTTCACGGTTGTATTTCGATAAATACTCTCGATAATTAGTCCCCCCCGTCCCTGTATCTACTCCCACTTTCGACAGTTGCTGTACGGCCAGTCCCAAATGTCCCTGGTGAAAGCGACGCTTTTGCTCATCGTAATCAGCCAATTGCTCTAACAAGGGCTTGGCAAATCCGTGACGTTTGAGAGCCTCAATTCGCTCCGTCCGAGTCTCTCCAGCAGCGCGATCGCATAATTGCTCGAAAAAATACACCAGATTGTAGTCGCGATAGCGCTCGAACCACTCCCCCACCCGATCGCCATAGCGACGCTCGAACTCCAGCTCAGCCGGATGCAAATTCCCCGCGCGATCGCGAGTGCCGCCCCGCCAATAAGGCTCCCCCACCCCACTCATAATTTCGAGGCGGCGAAATTGGACCGATTGAAAGCCGCTGGTGGGGCCAATGCTAGACCGAAATTCCACAAAAGCGCGCATCGTGCCCAGAGTAGGCATAGCCCGATTGGCAATGGCGTAGAGGTCGAGGACGCGACGAAAAAAATAGCAAGCTTCAGTCGTATCGCTGATAATTGGATCGCCCGAATCTTGCAGAGCAGCAGCGATCGCCTCTAAAGTCCGCTCCAAATCCAGAATCGCTTGGTGAAAAGCCAACTCGCAAATCTGATGAACCGCGATAAATAGATCTTCATCCCGCGATGCCGTCACCGGCTGCTTG is from Synechococcus sp. PCC 7336 and encodes:
- a CDS encoding M15 family metallopeptidase, which produces MKAPASTPTRPYHAVPIEDCGEPLVELPSQIQRLEPHPYRALGADYQGRSPFQLRSGAVRRLERAQLELQRLQPGWQLLIFDTYRPIAVQRFMVEYSYRQLLHARQLDPEELSEQQHQQLVDEVLALWAWPSSNPATPPPHSTGAAVDLSLVDGSGCEVEMGSPIDELSERSHPAHFEGSSDPDSQRYHCHRQLLHQVMAIAGFQRHPKEWWHFSYGDQMWAWLSRREGRSEAIAIYGRVE
- a CDS encoding type II toxin-antitoxin system HicA family toxin; the protein is MGLNAKQRKTPIAIYATPTPSDVKWSDIEKLLLALGAEMAEGRGSRVRYALNGKRAVFHRPHPQPTTDKGALRSVRQFLSNAGI
- the murG gene encoding undecaprenyldiphospho-muramoylpentapeptide beta-N-acetylglucosaminyltransferase; translated protein: MPAAPPSQPHLAIAASGTGGHVFPALAVAECLPDWEISWLGVPDRLERQLIGDRYPLHTIAMSGLQGRPGLSWLKALWQLGGAVLDLRRLLRQGQFAGVFTTGGYIAAPAILAARSLGLPVILHESNALPGKVTRWLAPWCTSVALGVPEAEHYLPKSVTKVVGNPVRDRFRQPQPLDLPIPDNAPLIVVTGGSQGARGLNRLVVEAAPAWIERGAWIVHQTGELDATAIAELAPQSSQYLHFPFWQDMAALYQRATFAICRAGAMTLAELGATQTPAILVPYPYAAEDHQYVNAIAFARSGAAVVRREADLTPQTLADLGSQWLKKPAEIAAMRKMLKFEGDRSASAATAQLIRETMAGSSDRGKSSTA
- the menB gene encoding 1,4-dihydroxy-2-naphthoyl-CoA synthase, encoding MKQVDWQPGKPYDDILYHKADGMAKVTINRPHKRNAFTPKTVFEMYDAFCDAREDRSIGVIFLTGAGPHTDGKYAFCSGGDQSVRGKAGYVGDDGVPRLNVLDLQRLIRSMPKVTIALVAGYAIGGGHVLHLLCDLTIAADNAIFGQTGPKVGSFDGGFGASYLARIVGQKKAREIWFLCRQYSAEQALQMGLVNTVVPVEQLEAEGIQWAQEILNKSPLAIRCLKAALNADCDGQAGLQELAGNATLLYYMNEEGSEGKQAFLEKRPPDFRQFPWLP
- the aroF gene encoding 3-deoxy-7-phosphoheptulonate synthase, with product MKDARLTRKQTPSHTSAIAITDRLAIGTEAITLIAGPCAIESREQMEAVAAHLAPSPIQMLRGGAFKPRTSPYSFQGLGRAGLEIMRDVGRAYDMPVVTEVMAVEQVEAIADCADMLQIGSRNMQNFDLLKAVGQIEKPVLLKRGLAATLEEFVMAAEYIMSSGNPNVVLCERGIRSFDTYTRNVLDLGAVVALKQLTHLPVIADPSHAAGRRELVASLSKAAIACGADGLIVECHPEPDRSVSDARQALSLDAMTALADSLPAIAAAVGRTLPATSAPLPVAV
- a CDS encoding DUF4330 domain-containing protein, translated to MVLIDNRGRLFGKVSIIDLGAVLIVAIAVAAVFLFPGNQAASVVSGNRSTQAVEVDIMARRVSLRSMDIFEPGSRANLIIRNQPYGQVEVMGVEDVSRKVPVVLPNGEIQRLAEEAYSADIVLTIAGNASITDDGVVLGNSKVKVGVPIEIETFDYLVRGSVMDVRILDAS